One window of Phycodurus eques isolate BA_2022a chromosome 8, UOR_Pequ_1.1, whole genome shotgun sequence genomic DNA carries:
- the LOC133406496 gene encoding E3 ubiquitin-protein ligase RNF14-like, which yields MCKKKKKKLGHAGNKTTTSIFDSREFVRQDSKCAGEIRVSVELPSGYLVALREGDTLKQYDISFLPSLLLTFGLPENYPSSSPPSFTLSCSWLTHKQVICGTREPLYGYVETGHTGLLSLPASLQLAALGAHLTDLYRATGGDVVLFTWVQFLREDALRFLKISSALQLSSEPSTPYNSQETIDVAPSEQKTQPTLTSGSKDGVHEWTNSSNVDTRGSAAADDFASSRGDDETCGTGARDKTRDTSDEYRPFSGPTLTPAESLLSEIMIHDAARRQKVFQSTVYDCAVCFMSYLGSECVQILECGHIFCQACLAEFCKLQITEGNVRGVTCAQAGCTALPTQAQVESLVGEELFKRYDRLLLQSTLDRMADVMYCPRPSCASPVVLEEGSGVALCSVCGFAFCVTCKKTYHGTDRCRPKSQQKNDPEQGNADLPQSLEGMKALWDDYASGSKERKRLLESRYGRNGLFLTLEHCLSEDWMVFNSKNCPWCFCRIQKTQGCNMMTCSQCRLLFCWACLTGLSPRNASQHFQESACSRY from the exons atgtgcaaaaaaaaaaaaaaaaaacttggccaTGCAGGAAACAAGACGACGACAAG CATCTTTGACTCACGGGAGTTTGTTCGCCAAGACTCCAAGTGTGCCGGAGAAATACGAGTTTCAGTCGAGTTGCCCTCGGGATATTTGGTGGCCCTCAGAGAAG GTGACACGTTGAAGCAGTACGACATATCATTCCTTCCGTCCCTGCTTCTGACCTTTGGACTCCCTGAGAATTacccctcctcctctcctccttcCTTCACACTCTCTTGCAGCTGGCTAACTCACAAGCAGGTAATCTGTGGTACACGTGAACCTTTGTACGGATATGTTGAAACGGGTCACACTGGCCTTTTGTCCCTGCCTGCATCTCTCCAGCTCGCAGCTCTGGGAGCTCACCTCACCGATCTCTACCGAGCCACCGGAGGCGATGTGGTGCTCTTCACCTGGGTACAGTTTCTGAGAGAAGATGCTCTCCGATTTCTGAAGATCAGTTCTGCGCTGCAGCTGTCCAGCGAGCCCAGCACCCCATATAACAGTCAAGAAACAATAGATGTTGCACCCTCAGAACAGAAAACTCAACCTACCCTGACTTCAGGATCCAAAGATGGCGTTCACGAATGGACAAACAGTAGCAACGTCGACACTCGGGGGTCTGCAGCCGCAGATGATTTCGCATCATCACGTGGTGATGACGAAACGTGTGGAACAGGAGCCCGAGACAAAACGAGAGACACTTCAGATGAATACCGACCCTTCTCTGGTCCCACATTGACTCCAGCGGAAAGTCTCCTGTCTGAGATAATGATCCACGATGCAGCCCGGCGACAGAAAGTTTTTCAAAGCACAGTTTATGACTGCGCTGTGTGTTTCATGAGCTACCTCGGTTCAGAATGTGTTCAGATACTGGAGTGCGGGCACATCTTCTGCCAGGCCTGTCTCGCCGAGTTCTGCAAGCTCCAGATAACAGAGGGAAATGTCCGTGGTGTCACCTGCGCTCAGGCAGGCTGCACAGCCttacccacacaagcacaa GTGGAGAGTCTGGTCGGAGAGGAACTTTTCAAACGCTACGACCGTCTTCTTTTGCAGTCCACCCTGGACCGTATGGCAG ATGTGATGTACTGCCCACGGCCATCCTGTGCGTCGCCTGTCGTTCTGGAGGAGGGCAGCGGTGTGGCGCTCTGCTCCGTCTGTGGCTTTGCCTTCTGCGTCACCTGCAAAAAGACCTACCACGGAACTGATCGCTGCAGGCCAAAGAGCCAGCAAAAAAATGACCCAGAGCAAGGCAATGCAGATCTGCCCCAATCTCTTG AGGGCATGAAGGCTCTATGGGATGATTATGCAAGTGGCAGTAAGGAGAGGAAACGTCTGCTCGAGAGCCGGTATGGGCGAAATGGTCTGTTTCTCACTCTGGAACACTGCCTGAGTGAGGATTGGATGGTTTTCAACAGCAAAAACTGTCCATGGTGCTTTTGCAGGATACAG AAAACCCAAGGGTGCAACATGATGACATGCTCACAGTGTAGACTATTGTTCTGTTGGGCCTGCCTGACAGGGCTTTCACCCAGGAATGCATCCCAACACTTTCAGGAGAGCGCATGTTCTCGCTACTAG